Proteins encoded together in one Mugil cephalus isolate CIBA_MC_2020 chromosome 16, CIBA_Mcephalus_1.1, whole genome shotgun sequence window:
- the LOC125022644 gene encoding elongation of very long chain fatty acids protein 6-like — MNDSYPVQEYDFERRFDERRALEWMQENWRTSFMFGGLYAVLVFAGQHFMRERPKLNLRRPLVLWSLSLAIFSIIGAVRTGLYMQHVLSNHGFKQSVCDNSFYNAPVTKFWAYAFAVSKAPELGDTMFIILRKQRLIFLHWYHHITVLIYSWYTYKDQVAGGGWFMTMNYLVHSIMYSYYAARAAGLRVPRVLAMFITASQILQMVMGLTVLGFVYIWMNEVRCPSNLDNIIWGTLMYFSYLILFASFFYNNYLKGSDKGSKAE; from the exons ATGAACGACAGCTACCCGGTGCAGGAGTACGACTTCGAGCGTCGTTTCGACGAAAGACGGGCCCTGGAATGGATGCAGGAAAACTG GAGGACGTCGTTCATGTTCGGCGGCCTGTACGCCGTGCTCGTATTCGCCGGCCAGCACTTCATGAGGGAGAGGCCGAAGCTGAACCTGCGGCGCCCGTTAGTGTTGTGGTCCCTCAGCCTGGCCATCTTCAG CATCATCGGAGCGGTCAGGACTGGACTCTACATGCAGCACGTGCTCTCAAACCATGGCTTTAAGCAGTCGGTGTGCGACAACAGTTTCTACAACGCCCCAGTCACCAAGTTCTGGGCCTACGCCTTCGCCGTCAGCAAGGCCCCCGAGCTGG GAGACACCATGTTCATTATCCTCCGGAAGCAGCGCCTCATCTTCCTGCACTGGTACCACCACATCACCGTGCTGATCTACTCCTGGTACACCTACAAGGACCAGGTGGCCGGCGGCGGCTGGTTCATGACCATGAACTACCTGGTTCACTCCATCATGTACTCGTACTACGCGGCCAGAGCGGCCGGCCTGCGGGTGCCACGAGTCTTGGCCATGTTCATCACCGCCAGCCAGATCCTGCAGATGGTGATGGGTCTGACCGTCCTGGGTTTTGTGTACATTTGGATGAACGAGGTGCGGTGTCCGTCCAATCTGGACAACATTATTTGGGGCACCCTCATGTACTTCAGCTACTTGATCCTTTTTGCCTCGTTCTTCTACAACAACTACCTCAAAGGCAGTGATAAGGGATCCAAGGCAGAGTAG